One Dictyostelium discoideum AX4 chromosome 3 chromosome, whole genome shotgun sequence genomic region harbors:
- a CDS encoding hypothetical protein (78 kDa glucose-regulated protein homolog), whose amino-acid sequence MDIAPISLGIETVGGVMAPLISKGTPIPIKKSQVFSTYQDNHDQVLIKIYEGEHSMTKDNGLLGKFNLSGILPSLKGVPKIEINFKIDVNGILHVTAFDLKSGSEQSITISNDHNRFS is encoded by the coding sequence atggaTATTGCACCAATATCACTTGGTATTGAAACAGTTGGTGGAGTTATGGCACCATTGATATCAAAAGGCACACCAATTCCGATAAAGAAATCACAAGTGTTTTCAACTTATCAAGATAATCATGATcaagttttaattaaaatttatgaaGGTGAACATTCAATGACAAAAGATAATGGTTTATTAGGTAAATTTAATCTTTCTGGAATTTTACCATCCCTTAAAGGTGTtccaaaaattgaaataaactttaaaatCGATGTCAATGGTATTTTACATGTAACTGCATTTGACTTGAAATCTGGATCTGAAcaatcaattacaatttcaaatgatcATAATCGTTTTTCATAA
- a CDS encoding equilibrative nucleoside transporter family protein (Similar to ENT) → MENNFIDTVIGENIITDSINSTSNSLKSSVSSTETTCNKSIINNEENYNDDQKKEILEIINLSDDDEISSDTIKTEFEIEDINKNQIKKIDKNIAFLIFILGMGNILPFQTFLASLDYLDNIFPQYKMASTFPCIYMVVICVTFIVLLRFQNKFKSHIILSIGFPCYIVLMILTPIVTIVSHTPITTYLVILLLMALCSFVDGLSQGTIYAYASKFGPRYSTIAVTGNGVAGVFVVLTRLICKLSFSSDNNSKKIGLIVYFIISAIIILIAITTFFYSLKIERIRKILITNNNNNNNKNQIENDNQVNNINGKEKHPFKEVFKKTYGFGFMVFYNFVIVLFLFPGIVVRIESLHGIKSDWWVFIIIAVYNTSDCIGKTLFSIFNYIILPLKLVWVVLIGKSIFVLLFFLCIYNDNFNHEQMVIIFLIIFGVLSGGVVSYGVSEGPKRVEEKYKPSCSVFLSLALNIGLMSGSSLNLLVSFFM, encoded by the exons atggaaaataattttattgataCAGTTATTGGAGAAAATATAATTACAGATTCAATAAATTCAACATCTAATAGTTTAAAAAGTAGTGTTAGTAGTACAGAAACAACAtgtaataaatcaattataaataatgaagaaaattataatgatgatcaaaaaaaagaaattttggaaataattaatttatctgatgatgatgaaatttcatCAGATACTATTAAAacagaatttgaaattgaagatataaataaaaatcaaattaaaaaaatt gataaaaatattgcatttttaatatttatattaggAATGGGTAATATTTTACCATTTCAAACATTTTTAGCAAGTTTAGATTATTTAGATAATATATTTCCTCAATATAAAATGGCATCTACATTTCCATGTATTTATATGGTTGTTATTTGTGTAACATTTATAGTATTATTAagatttcaaaataaatttaaatcacaTATAATATTGTCAATTGGATTCCCATGTTATATagtattaatgattttaacaCCAATTGTAACAATTGTATCACATACACCAATTACAACATATttagtaattttattattgatggCGTTATGTTCATTTGTTGATGGCTTATCTCAAGGTACAATCTATGCATATGCTTCTAAATTCGGTCCAAGATACTCAACAATAGCTGTAACAGGTAACGGTGTTGCAGGTGTTTTTGTAGTATTAACAAgattaatttgtaaattatcattttcatcagacaataatagtaaaaaaattggtttaatagtttattttataatatcagcaattataattttaattgcaattacaacatttttttattctttgaaaattgaaagaattagaaaaattttaattactaataataataacaataacaataaaaatcaaattgaaaatgataatcaagttaataatattaatggaAAAGAAAAACATCCATTTAAGgaagtatttaaaaaaacatatggatttggatttatggttttttataattttgttattgtattatttttatttcctgGTATTGTTGTTAGAATTGAATCATTACATGGTATAAAAAGTGACTGGTGggtttttataataatagcagTTTATAATACTTCAGATTGTATTGGTAAAACATTGTTTTCAATattcaattatattattttacctttgaaattggtttgggtagttttaattggtaaatcaatatttgttttattgttCTTTTTATGTATTTacaatgataattttaatcatGAACAAATggttataatatttttaataatttttggtGTATTAAGTGGTGGTGTAGTATCTTATGGTGTCTCTGAAGGTCCAAAAAGAGTTGAAGAGAAATATAAACCATCTTGTAGTGTCTTTTTATCCTTGGCTTTAAATATAGGTTTAATGTCAGGttcttctttaaatttattggtttcattttttatgtaa
- the amyA gene encoding hypothetical protein, with product MNKTISVVIFALIAIVSVTLAATPDQWGSRTIYQLLTDRFSQTVNSSQPCGNLQGYCGGTFQGVEAHLDYIQGMGFDAIWISPVVTNTPGGYHGYWQQDIYTVNEYFGTENDLLNMIKACHERGIWVMLDVVANHVGPVNYDYSTIVPFDSVEHYHNCTTCPQYCTIDDFTNYPQVEECRLSGLPDLDQDNQFVRTTLQAWIKNMTEFYGFDGIRIDTVPEVKADFWREYNDAAGVYAVGEVYNGNLTYVASYQGPVDGVLSYPMFFTLRSVFAQQQSMNQIQSTFQSYQQLFSNMSLLGTFIDNHDQVRFLNEQSDIELYKNAITYVLMAQGIPIIYYGTEQGFNGASDPNNREPLWTTSFNTASPLYQFIQTVNTFRANITEDLTIAQVQRYSDNGFYAFTRGNAFVALTNGGSNEVQTSRNITYHPYLEGTTLCNIFYPTEDCIKVAGGAFTVYLDHGESKIYYPMN from the exons atgaataaaacaatttcaGTTGTAATTTTTGCTTTAATTGCTATTGTTAGTGTAACATTAGCAGCAACACCAGATCAATGGGGTTCAAGAACTATTTATCAACTTTTAACCGATAGATTCAGTCAAACTGTCAATAGTTCTCAACCATGCGGTAATCTTCAAGGCTATTGTGGTGGTACATTCCAAGGTGTCGAAGCTCATTTAGATTATATCCAAGGTATGGGTTTTGATGCAATTTGGATTTCACCAGTTGTTACAAATACACCA ggTGGTTATCATGGTTATTGGCAACAAGATATTTATACAGTAAATGAATATTTCGGAAcagaaaatgatttattaaatatgatTAAAGCATGTCATGAAAGAGGTATTTGGGTTATGTTAGATGTTGTTGCAAATCATGTTGGTCCAGTTAATTATGATTATTCAACCATTGTTCCATTTGATTCAGTTGAACATTATCACAATTGTACTACATGTCCACAATATTGTACCATTGATGATTTCACCAATTATCCACAAGTTGAAGAATGTCGTTTATCAGGTTTACCAGATTTAGATCAAGATAACCAATTCGTTAGAACAACACTCCAAGCATGGATTAAAAATATGACAGAATTCTATGGTTTCGATGGTATTCGTATCGATACAGTACCAGAGGTTAAAGCTGATTTCTGGAGAGAATATAACGATGCCGCCGGTGTTTACGCAGTTGGTGAAGTTTACAATGGAAATTTAACCTATGTTGCCTCATACCAAGGTCCAGTCGACGGTGTTTTATCCTACCCAATGTTTTTCACTCTTCGTTCAGTTTTTgctcaacaacaatcaatgaatcaaattcaatccACTTTCCAATCCTATCAACAACTCTTTAGCAACATGTCATTGTTGGGTACCTTTATTGATAATCACGATCAAGTACGTTTCCTTAATGAGCAATCCGATATTGAACTCTACAAGAATGCCATCACCTACGTTTTAATGGCTCAAGGTATCCCAATCATTTACTATGGCACTGAACAAGGTTTCAATGGTGCTTCCGATCCAAACAATCGTGAGCCATTATGGACCACCTCTTTCAATACCGCTTCCCCACTCTATCAATTCATTCAAACCGTTAATACATTCCGTGCTAATATCACCGAAGATTTAACAATTGCTCAAGTTCAACGTTACTCTGATAATGGTTTCTACGCTTTCACTCGTGGTAATGCTTTTGTTGCCTTAACAAATGGTGGTTCAAATGAAGTTCAAACTAGTCGTAACATTACTTATCACCCATACCTTGAAGGTACCACTCTTTGTAACATCTTTTATCCAACTGAAGATTGTATTAAAGTTGCTGGTGGTGCTTTCACTGTTTATCTCGATCATGGTGAATCAAAGATTTATTATccaatgaattaa
- a CDS encoding equilibrative nucleoside transporter family protein (Similar to ENT) has protein sequence MGNEDDKELLEIQPMVNKMKSSSEFTNDSTDGAVGNNNNNNNKTMCNFGIDEDYEIPIDSSIDSSNTTAFDNNNNNNSFIYTSKELELLKNKVDPKIAFCMTMLSIGCLSPFHCYLASLDYFNIIYPEKYKIASTFPFIYMTMITITFVILIKYSDKLKHHIIILSGFSFYVIVLIIIPCLNLSKIGGSLTSYILTLLFIAITAIFDGMIQGSVFALASLFGSQYLLFCQIGIGLAGVIVVITRLICKLSFSNTINDKVSLKIGSLVFFCTSSFLVICTLITFILILKLPIGDIIKKKKTNQDYNENPITLDGNNNNDNNNNNNNNENNNNENNNNNNNINIEIDNFEEIYSPFKFTFKKNLKYSAMLSFLFTMTLFVFPGIVIQIKSDRIERSWWIFSLIAVYNIADSLGKALPLIVHKNDKRIPSVPWLWFISIGRCIFIVFFIIANYYSNIFTHESLIYLFLFIFAFSNGYISSIALSQSPSTVPPKYRELSGIIMSSALNIGLLLGSVFNLIFVFAQK, from the exons atgggaaatgaagatgataaagaattattagaaattCAACCAATggtaaataaaatgaaaagttCAAGTGAATTTACAAATGATAGTACTGATGGAGCAGTAggaaataacaacaataataataataaaacaatgtGTAATTTTGGTATAGATGAGGATTATGAAATACCAATTGATTCAAGTATTGATAGTAGTAATACTACAgcttttgataataataataataataatagttttatataTACAAGTAAAGaacttgaattattaaaaaataaagtt gaTCCAAAAATTGCATTTTGTATGACAATGCTTTCAATTGGTTGTTTATCACCATTTCATTGTTATTTAGCAAGTTtagattattttaatattatttatccAGAGAAATATAAAATTGCATCAACATTTccatttatttatatgaCAATGATTACAATTacatttgtaatattaattaaatattcagataaattaaaacatcatataattatattatctggattttctttctatgttattgttttaattattataccATGTTTAAATCTTTCAAAAATTGGTGGTTCATTAACAAGTTATATCCtaacattattattcattGCAATTACTGCTATTTTTGATGGTATGATTCAAGGTTCTGTTTTTGCATTAGCAAGTTTATTTGGTTcacaatatttattattttgtcaAATTGG aaTTGGTTTAGCAGGTGTTATAGTTGTAATAACAAgattaatttgtaaattatcatttagtAATACTATTAATGATAAAgtatcattaaaaattggtTCACTTGTATTTTTTTGTACTTCTTCATTTTTAGTTATTTGTACATTAATcacatttattttaattttaaaattaccaattggtgatataattaaaaaaaagaaaacaaatcaagattataatgaaaatcCAATAACACTTGAtgggaataataataatgataataataataataataataataatgaaaataataataatgaaaataataataataataataatataaatattgaaatagATAATTTTGAAGAGATTTATAGtccatttaaatttacatttaaaaagaatttaaaatattcagcaatgttatcatttttatttacaatgaCTTTATTTGTATTTCCAGGAATtgtaattcaaattaaaagtGATAGAATTGAAAGGAGTTGGTGGATATTTTCATTGATTGCAGTTTATAATATAGCAGATTCTCTTGGTAAAGCATTGCCATTGATAGTtcataaaaatgataaaaggATACCATCTGTACCATGGTTATGGTTCATATCAATTGGTAGATGtattttcattgtttttttcattattgctaattattattcaaatatatTCACACATGaatctttaatttatctctttttatttatatttgcaTTTTCAAATGGTTACATTTCAAGTATTGCCCTATCCCAAAGTCCTTCAACTGTACCTCCAAAATATAGAGAGTTATCTGGTATTATCATGTCTTCAGCATTAAacattggtttattattaggttcagtatttaatttaatttttgtttttgctcaaaaatag
- the cpsf1 gene encoding CPSF domain-containing protein, producing the protein MSHHQVFQKQVLAPTGVEQCIKANLINDDSINLVLAKTNVLQIYKIRYEKIEKYENVSDSQPQQQQEQEQQQQDITQKKKIELKPSLELIIEKKLFGNIESMASVRYPNSERDSLILTFRDAKISVLDYDSDLLDFEIRSLHYFEKDEFKGGRNHFKHPPLLKVDTQQRCAVMLLYDRNLAVLPFKKTSSILDDDDDDDDNNDDDDDENNEHDENENENENENIIKKEGDQQTKEKESVDDEFDLLFEKDSSPPPPSTAATAETTTTIKKESNNNQDKEKKNIEIENVKDFCFLHGYYEPTILFLHEPIQTWTSRIAVKKFTCQMTAISLNLLTKAGSFIWNVSNFPYNCEMLVSVPEPLGGALVITANIMFYVNQTSRYGLAVNEYASIDTSTIIGSQPFDFPIDDTLNLVFTLDRSNFVFLESDKFIGSLKGGELLIFHLISDGRSVQRIHVSKAGGSVLTSCICVLSNNLIFLGSRLGDSLLLQYTEKSITDDQLEHENFSNPYKKQKTSEVFDLFDENSETNNNNNSNNNNNKENQEKSSSSSIASKLLEEIEDEEDQLFKEKKNQLKSYQLGICDQIINIGPIGDIVVGQSIDPTYDETIQPNQPEYVPKTLELVTCSGYGKNGSISVLQNNIKPELVMAFELPGILNVWTVYKEEIEEEHIEKEIKKNTSKKRSRDENNNNEQEDNEQEDNEDNEEEEEEEKMQKDKNWHDYLYLSLKDGTTLIFETGRDLKEVGKFNFKSLDIGNLFGRKRIVVIYQGGIKLINGFDRVIQEIQINEPIKSSYICDPFILLQFHNGTIQIFKGIDEENQLIQFSINSISNNLNQSIFSSSLFFDRNKSFLNINNKNQKLKLQQQQQQQQPSNEKKKKKDKSRGFLDSDSDSGESSEDEEMKDIKQENENENENENENENENENENENENEIEIKDQDNIYLNIYTTNGSYEIYRLTSQECIFKVSDIKFEYDILGINTNVSQNQILEQVLTPKSSLSKKQLQQHLQKQKENGINSKNNYNQIQNSEILDIVEISLHNFNNSDPYLFMFNKIGDLIIYKSFKREKNGELRFKKYNHSFILRDSVTEFYQKQQEKELLNGMDDDDDMDDEKKKKKEEEEEENLNRQKRIFEFSSISGKRGLFIGGKKPIWAFCEKGYLRLHSMDSSDNSNSNNSNNNNNNNSNTVETFTSFNNISCQDGFIYFSKEKDVIKICTLSTLMNFENDIAIRRIPTKNSCHKIAYHSEAKCYVVIVSFPQVTQELQEDSKKPILTDDKFQIKLIDPTIDWNWKFIDSFSLQDRETVLAMKIVSLKFTEPDGITRARPFLVIGTAFTFGEDTQCKGRVLVFEIVSHKTQFESEELGEKRLNLLYEKEQKGPVTALSSVNGLLLMTIGPKLTVNQFYTGSLVTLSFYDAQIYICSICTIKNYIVIGDMYKSVYFLQWKDNKTLNLLSKDYQALNIFSTEFIVNQKTLSILVSDLDKNILLFSFEPQDPSSRSGQINQEINGNNKNDNRLPKKEQLVIFGTLDGGLNVLRPLDEKIYLLFYHIQSKLYYLPQTAGLNPKQYRSFKSFSQNFHFSPSTFHQLPKFILDGDLISKFLSLSQSEKRLISNSINSTSDEIIESLKDVFESWNLF; encoded by the exons atgagCCACCATCAAGTTTTTCAAAAACAAGTTTTAGCTCCAACTGGTGTTGAACAATGTATAAAAGCAAATCTTATAAATGATGACTCAATTAATTTAGTATTAGCTAAAACAAATGTTTtacaaatatataaaatcagATAT gaaaaaatagaaaaatatgaaaatgtTTCAGATTCACAACCCCAACAACAgcaagaacaagaacaacaacaacaagatataacacaaaagaaaaagattgaattaaaaccaagtttagaattaataattgaaaagaaattatttggaAATATTGAATCTATGGCAAGTGTTAGATATCCAAATTCAGAGAGAGATTCATTGATTTTAACATTTAGAGATGCTAAAATATCAGTATTAGATTACGATTCAGATTTATTAGATTTTGAAATTCGTTCACTTCATTACTTTGAAAAGGATGAATTTAAAGGTGGAAGAAATCATTTCAAACATCCACCATTACTAAAAGTTGATACTCAACAACGTTGTGCTGTTATGTTACTATATGATAGAAATTTAGCGGTTttaccttttaaaaaaacaagttcaattttagatgatgatgatgatgacgacgacaataatgatgatgatgatgatgaaaataatgaacatgacgaaaatgaaaatgaaaatgaaaatgaaaatattattaaaaaagaaggtGATCAacaaacaaaagaaaaagaatcagttgatgatgaattcgatttattatttgaaaaagattcttcaccaccaccaccatcaactGCAGCAACAGcagaaacaacaacaacaattaaaaaagaatcaaataataatcaagataaagaaaagaaaaa tatagagattgaaaatgttaaagatttttgttttttacaTGGATATTATGAACCAacgatattatttttacatgaACCAATTCAAACATGGACAAGTAGAATAGCAGTAAAGAAATTTACATGTCAAATGACAGCTATAtcattgaatttattgaCAAAGGCAGGATCATTCATTTGGAATGTTTCAAATTTTCCATACAATTGTGAAATGTTAGTTAGTGTACCAGAGCCATTGGGTGGCGCATTGGTTATAACAGCTAATATTATGTTTTATGTTAACCAAACTTCAAGATATGGTTTGGCCGTAAACGAATATGCATCAATCGATACGAGTACAATCATTGGTAGTCAACCATTTGATTTCCCAATTGATGATACATTGAATTTAGTATTCACATTGGATAGATCAAATTTCGTTTTCCTTGAATCTGATAAATTCATTGGATCATTGAAAGGTGgggaattattaatatttcatttaatatcCGATGGTAGATCAGTACAAAGAATTCATGTCTCAAAAGCTGGTGGTAGTGTTTTAACCTCCTGTATTTGcgttttatcaaataatttaatatttttaggtTCAAGATTAGgtgattcattattattacaatataCAGAGAAATCAATCACTGATGATCAATTAGAACATGAAAATTTTAGTAATccatataaaaaacaaaaaacttCTGAAGTTTTTGATCtttttgatgaaaatagtgaaaccaataataataataattcaaataacaataataataaggaAAATCAggaaaaatcatcatcatcatcaatagcatcaaaattattagaagaGATTGAGGATGAAGAagatcaattatttaaagagaaaaagaatcaattaaaatcttATCAACTTGGTATTTGTgatcaaattattaatattggaccaattggtgatattgttgttggtcAATCAATAGATCCAACTTATGATGAAACTATTCAACCAAATCAACCTGAATATGTTCCAAAAACTTTAGAATTAGTAACATGTTCAGGTTATGGTAAAAATGGTTCAATCTCTGTacttcaaaataatattaagcCTGAATTAGTTATGGCATTTGAATTACCTggtattttaaatgtttGGACAGTTTATAAAGAAGAAATAGAAGAAGAAcatattgaaaaagaaattaaaaaaaatactagtaaaaaaagatcaagagatgaaaataataataatgaacaagaagataatgaacaagaagataatgaagataatgaagaagaagaagaagaagaaaaaatgcaaaaagataaaaattggcatgattatttatatttatcattaaaagatggtacaacattaatttttgaaactGGTCGTGATTTAAAAGAAgttggtaaatttaattttaaatcattagatattggtaatttatttgGTAGAAAAAGAATTGTAGTTATTTATCAAGGtggtattaaattaattaatggatTCGATAGAGTGATTCAAGAGATTCAAATCAATgaaccaattaaatcatcTTATATTTGTGATCCattcattttattacaatttcatAATGGtacaattcaaatatttaaaggTATTGATGAagagaatcaattaattcaattttcaataaattcaatttcaaataacttaaatcaatcaattttctcttcttctttattttttgatagaaataaatcatttttaaatattaataataaaaatcaaaaattaaaattacaacaacaacaacaacaacaacaaccatcaaatgaaaaaaagaagaaaaaggaTAAAAGTCGTGGATTTTTAGATTCAGATTCAGATTCAGGAGAATCAAGTGAAGACGAAGAAATGAAAGATATTAAacaagaaaatgaaaatgaaaatgaaaatgaaaatgaaaatgaaaatgaaaatgaaaatgaaaatgaaaatgaaaatgaaattgaaattaaagatcaagataatatttatttaaatatttatacaaCAAATGGAAGTTATGAAATTTATAGATTAACAAGTCAAGAGtgtatttttaaagtttcagatattaaatttgaatatgaTATACTTGGTATCAATACAAATGTAtcacaaaatcaaattttagaaCAAGTTTTAACACCAAAATCATCactttcaaaaaaacaattacaacaacatttacaaaaacaaaaagagaatggtataaatagtaaaaataattataatcaaattcaaaattctgAAATTTTAGATATTGTTGAAATATCATtacataattttaataattctgatccttatttattt atgtttaataaaattggagatttaataatttataaatcatttaaaagagAAAAGAATGGTGAattaagatttaaaaaatataatcattCATTTATATTAAGAGATTCAGTGACggaattttatcaaaaacaacaagagaaagaattattaaatggtatggatgacgatgatgatatggatgatgaaaagaaaaagaaaaaagaagaagaagaagaagagaatttaaatcgtcaaaaaagaatatttgaatttagtTCAATTAGTGGTAAAAGAGGTTTATTCATTGGTGGTAAAAAACCAATATGGGCATTTTGTGAAAAAGGTTATCTTAGATTACATAGTATGGATTCATctgataattcaaatagtaataattcgaataataataataataataattcaaatacagTTGAAACTTTtacatcatttaataatataagtTGTCAAGAtggatttatttattttagtaaAGAGAAAGATGTTATAAAGATTTGTACATTATCAACTTTAatgaattttgaaaatgatattgCAATTAGAAGAATTCCAACAAAGAATAGTTGTCATAAGATTGCATATCATAGTGAAGCGAAATGTTATGTTGTTATTGTATCATTTCCACAAGTTACCCAAGAGTTACAAGAGGATTCAAAGAAACCAATTTTAACTGAtgataaatttcaaattaaattaattgatccaACAATCGATTGGAATTGGAAATTTATTGATAGTTTTTCACTTCAAGATAGGGAGACTGTATTGGCAATGAAAATAGTCTCACTAAAATTCACAGAACCCGATGGTATCACAAGAGCACGTCCATTCCTTGTAATTGGCACAGCTTTTACATTTGGTGAAGACACGCAATGTAAAGGAAGAGTATTGGTATTTGAAATCGTTTCTCATAAAACTCAGTTTGAAAGTGAAGAATTGGGTGAAAAACGTTTGAATCTTTTATATGAAAAGGAACAAAAGGGTCCAGTCACTGCTTTATCAAGTGTCAATGGTTTACTATTGATGACGATTGGTCCAAAGTTGACAGTTAATCAGTTCTATACTGGTAGTTTGGTTACATTGTCTTTTTATGACGCTCAAATCTATATTTGTTCAATTTGTACAATTAAGAATTATATAGTGATTGGTGATATGTATAAAAGTGTTTATTTCCTTCAATGGAAGgataataaaactttaaatttactctcaaaagattatcaagctttaaatatattttcaacaGAATTCATtgtaaatcaaaaaacaTTAAGTATTTTAGTTTCAGATTtagataaaaatattttattattttcttttgaacCTCAAGATCCTTCTTCAAGATCTGGTCAAAT aaatcaagaaattaatggtaataataaaaatgataatagattaccaaaaaaagaacaattaGTAATATTTGGTACATTAGATGGTGGATTAAATGTATTAAGACCATTGGatgaaaaaatttatttattattttatcatattcaatcgaaattatattatttaccaCAAACTGCAGGTTTAAATCCAAAACAATATCGTTCATTCAAATCATTTAGTCAAAATTTCCATTTCTCTCCTTCAACTTTTCATCAATTACCAAAATTCATTTTAGATGGTGACTTAATTTCAAagtttttatcattatctcaaagtgaaaaaagattaatttcaaatagtaTTAATTCTACTTCTGATGAAATCATTGAATCTTTAAAAGATGTTTTCGAATCTtggaatttattttaa